In Clostridium sp., one DNA window encodes the following:
- a CDS encoding NusG domain II-containing protein, with amino-acid sequence MKKGDKIAAAFIGILIIASIVASFLYMGYGYKLHKIAVIKENGKITKIIDLDKVKYGYEFTVKYDKIHFNKVEVEKGRIRISDSDSPQKIGMKMGWISEPGESVICIPYKLVIEIEGKSSEKNNIDAVVGQPGS; translated from the coding sequence ATGAAAAAAGGAGATAAAATTGCAGCTGCATTTATAGGTATATTGATTATTGCAAGTATAGTGGCAAGCTTTTTATATATGGGATATGGATATAAGCTGCATAAAATTGCTGTTATAAAGGAAAATGGCAAAATAACAAAAATTATAGATTTGGATAAAGTGAAATATGGTTATGAGTTTACTGTAAAGTACGATAAAATTCATTTTAACAAGGTTGAAGTTGAGAAAGGAAGAATCCGCATTTCGGATTCAGACAGTCCTCAAAAAATAGGAATGAAGATGGGATGGATATCAGAACCCGGTGAAAGTGTAATATGTATTCCATATAAGCTTGTAATAGAGATAGAAGGGAAGAGTTCAGAAAAGAATAATATTGATGCTGTTGTAGGGCAGCCTGGCAGTTGA
- a CDS encoding YibE/F family protein: MAVFILIFIACPIFAEADGISSTENTSSENSNLVRARIIQSSVKNKGGMDAGDKTLVVKEQILKINIIEGKHSGEKLDVTHDMQPSKPDNIEYKVGDEVFLSISEGADGSINSASVYQVVRDKPLSHLLFLFIFSMVLIGGFKGVKSLVSLGITCLIILKVFLPSILQGHNPITLSISICIVITIINLVIVSGFNKKTTAAILGTSGGVIISGIIAFMSINSARVLGVGTGDAQLLMDTPLKNPLNFKAILFGSILIGTLGAVMDVSMSIASTMKELRENNPGMPRGKIVKAGMSVGRDIMGTMATTLILAYISGAICLVLGYMANNSTFVDIVNQDMIACDIIKTFASSIGLIFTIPITAFIYLILDC; this comes from the coding sequence ATGGCAGTATTTATATTGATATTTATTGCATGTCCTATCTTTGCAGAAGCAGACGGCATAAGCAGCACAGAAAATACCTCAAGTGAAAACTCGAATTTAGTTAGGGCCAGGATTATACAATCATCAGTCAAAAATAAGGGGGGTATGGATGCCGGAGATAAAACTCTTGTAGTAAAAGAGCAGATTTTAAAGATAAATATAATAGAAGGAAAACATTCAGGAGAAAAATTGGATGTTACCCATGATATGCAGCCATCAAAACCTGACAATATAGAGTATAAAGTTGGTGATGAGGTATTTTTATCAATAAGTGAAGGTGCTGATGGAAGCATAAATTCAGCAAGTGTGTATCAGGTCGTAAGAGATAAACCACTTTCCCATTTACTATTTCTTTTTATATTTTCCATGGTTTTGATTGGCGGATTCAAGGGAGTAAAATCATTGGTGTCACTTGGAATAACGTGCCTGATTATATTAAAGGTGTTTCTACCTTCTATTTTACAAGGACATAATCCTATAACGCTTTCCATATCAATTTGTATAGTTATAACGATAATCAATTTGGTTATAGTAAGCGGGTTTAATAAGAAGACTACTGCTGCGATTTTAGGTACAAGCGGAGGTGTCATTATATCAGGCATCATAGCTTTTATGTCAATAAATTCAGCAAGGGTTTTGGGAGTTGGAACGGGTGATGCCCAGCTTCTTATGGACACACCATTAAAAAATCCACTTAACTTTAAAGCTATTTTATTTGGCTCAATACTTATAGGTACATTGGGGGCAGTAATGGATGTAAGTATGTCCATAGCTTCCACCATGAAAGAATTAAGGGAGAACAATCCTGGCATGCCGCGTGGAAAAATAGTAAAAGCGGGAATGAGTGTAGGAAGGGATATTATGGGTACTATGGCTACAACCCTTATATTGGCATATATAAGTGGTGCAATATGCCTGGTTTTAGGATATATGGCGAACAACAGCACATTTGTCGATATAGTGAACCAGGATATGATAGCCTGTGATATAATAAAGACTTTTGCCAGCAGTATAGGATTGATATTTACTATTCCTATTACAGCATTTATATATTTAATTTTGGACTGTTAG